A stretch of Mytilus edulis chromosome 11, xbMytEdul2.2, whole genome shotgun sequence DNA encodes these proteins:
- the LOC139495070 gene encoding uncharacterized protein isoform X2: MEPGRKEEVAGHMTVFQVNKNIGLSPGVHTKRLAILRDIQARKRKAISVTRKEKIRRIQLRNRRIKKNTVKELCEGLSYISAIDLQDHQDITEIPSAPSSPIENCHIQETAKLVCFDFDFETTSLARDSHIIQIAAVSGDNHWSCYVTPKIPITNQASDITGITVRNGRVFHQGKPVDSLSISKAMEDFFKFIKGEGDNIYL; the protein is encoded by the exons ATGGAGCCTGGCAGAAAAGAGGAAGTGGCAGGTCATATGACAGTCTTTCAG GTCAACAAAAACATAGGTTTATCTCCAGGTGTCCATACAAAGCGGTTGGCTATATTAAGAGATATCCAAGCAAGAAAAAGGAAGGCAATTAGTGTCACACGGAAAGAAAAAATCAGACGGATCCAGCTGAGAAACAGACG AATAAAGAAAAATACTGTAAAAGAATTGTGCGAGGGCCTAAGTTACATTAGTGCAATTGATTTGCAGGACCACCAAGACATTACAGAGATTCCCTCTGCACCATCTTCACCGATAGAAAACTGCCATATTCAGGAGACAGCAAAACTTGTTTGCTTTGACTTTGACTTTGAAACTACAAGTTTAG CACGTGACTCACACATCATTCAAATAGCTGCTGTCAGTGGGGACAATCATTGGAGCTGTTACGTAACTCCAAAGATTCCAATAACAAATCAAGCTAGTGATATTACTGGCATTACAGTTAGGAATGGCAGAGTGTTTCATCAAGGGAAACCTGTTGACTCTCTTTCTATTTCCAAGGCCATGGAAGATTTTTTCAAGTTCATCAAAGGAGAAGGTGATAATATATACCTTTGA
- the LOC139493954 gene encoding putative nuclease HARBI1, giving the protein MADCSAICVATCVAMELMESSDDESNFLLESDRKGRHKTQDFFEWTVPRYFPDMFKKFFRISPQSFELVCQLLGANEQLAKRTYRGGRQEIPLEKKVMIVLRYLASQETILGISDRFNITVSTFTKYREKVVNAINDLLPRFVQWPEELDSVAIKFNEMGTYEFQNIIGAIDGSHIPIEQPLECPNSYYNRKKFHSVILQAVCKDDLSFVNICVGMPGRCHDAKAFKHSHLSEIGDELCRQGQYHILGDAAYALMRWLITPFRDNGNLTREQYNFNKFLSSKRQVIERAFALLKGRFRRLKYVSIRDIKCICKIISACCVLHNICLQSDEDIAEFIDAEIDELDANLGENFPVNADNGEGILKRNNLTIELNRVNS; this is encoded by the exons ATGGCCGATTGCAGTGCTATTTGTGTGGCAACTTGTGTTGCCATGGAATTGATGGAATCTTCAGATGATGAGTCAAATTTCCTTTTGGAaag TGATCGAAAGGGTCGTCATAAAACACAGGACTTTTTCGAGTGGACAGTTCCAAGATATTTCCCAGATATGTTCAAGAAATTTTTTAGGATTTCACCTCAGTCTTTTGAACTTGTATGTCAACTTTTAGGAGCTAATGAACAATTGGCAAAAAGAACATATCGAGGGGGACGACAAGAAATACCATTGGAGAAAAAAGTAATGATCGTTTTGCGATATTTAGCATCACAAGAAACTATTTTAGGAATAAGCGATCGGTTTAATATAACTGTTTCAACATTTACCAAGTACAGAGAAAAGGTTGTTAACGCAATAAATGATCTTCTCCCCAGATTTGTTCAGTGGCCTGAAGAATTGGATTCTGTCGCAATAAAGTTTAATGAAATGGGGACATACGAATTTCAAAACATTATAGGGGCAATCGATGGAAGCCACATTCCGATTGAGCAGCCATTGGAATGTCCCAATTCAtactataatagaaaaaaatttcaCTCTGTAATTTTACAGGCCGTATGCAAAGACGATCTTAGTTTCGTTAACATTTGTGTAGGTATGCCAGGAAGATGCCATGACGCTAAGGCGTTTAAGCATTCTCATTTATCTGAAATTGGAGATGAACTCTGCAGGCAAGGACAATATCACATTCTAGGCGATGCGGCTTACGCACTAATGAGGTGGCTTATAACACCATTTCGCgacaatggaaatttaacaagAGAGCAATATAATTTCAACAAATTTCTGTCATCCAAAAGACAGGTAATTGAAAGAGCCTTTGCTTTGTTAAAAGGACGTTTTCGTCGTTTGAAATACGTTAGCATTAGAGATATCAAgtgtatttgtaaaataatttcagCCTGCTGTGTTCTCCATAATATCTGCCTACAAAGTGATGAAGACATTGCTGAATTTATTGATGCAGAAATTGATGAATTGGACGCAAATTTAGGGGAGAACTTTCCAGTGAATGCAGACAATGGAGAAGGTATCTTGAAGAGAAACAATCTAACTATCGAATTAAACAGAGTCAACAGCtaa
- the LOC139495070 gene encoding uncharacterized protein isoform X1 codes for MALCLSEELDITKNKSDSDELIVSVDGAWQKRGSGRSYDSLSGHCSMIGAETGKIIGYRVRSKFCKTCDEANRKGNKAKMHDCRLNWDGSSKAMEQDMVVEMVQNIKNSGITVGTIIADDNTTTIARLRKKVNPNIKKMSDRNHVKKNIANSLYSLGQKHKKLNQKIIKYFLNCLNYMLCQNKNDPDGVENGLEAVGRHPFGDHTFCEKTWCSHVEDPSKKYTSLPFGKPLKDIPLQNALMDLMKGYKTQSSKLSNLGSTQGNESFNKSVASKAPKAHFTVVPPV; via the exons ATGGCTCTATGTCTATCTGAAGAACTTGATATTACAAAGAA taaatCTGATAGTGATGAATTGATTGTGAGTGTCGATGGAGCCTGGCAGAAAAGAGGAAGTGGCAGGTCATATGACAGTCTTTCAG GACACTGTTCCATGATTGGTGCAGAAACTGGAAAGATAATAGGTTACAGAGTTCGCAGCAAATTTTGCAAAACCTGTGATGAAGCTAACAGAAAGGGAAATAAGGCAAAAATGCATGACTGTCGACTAAATTGGGATGGTAGCTCAAAAGCTATGGAGCAGGATATGGTAGTTGAAATGGTCCAGAATATAAAAAACAGTGGTATCACTGTTGGTACTATTATAGCTGATGATAACACCACAACCATTGCAAGACTGAGAAAAAAAGTAAACCCCAATATAAAGAAAATGTCTGATCGAAAtcacgtaaaaaaaaatattgccaacTCACTGTACAGTCTTGGAcagaaacataaaaaattaaatcagaaaataatcaaatactttttaaattgtttaaattatatGCTGTGCCAGAACAAGAATGACCCTGATGGTGTTGAGAATGGTCTGGAAGCTGTGGGTAGACATCCATTTGGTGACCAcactttttgtgaaaaaacatgGTGTTCACACGTTGAAGATCCATCAAAGAAATATACATCTCTACCATTTGGAAAGCCATTGAAAGACATTCCTCTACAAAATGCATTGATGGACCTTATGAAAGGATACAAAACACAAAGCAGCAAGCTGTCCAATCTAGGAAGCACACAGGGGAATGAAAGTTTCAACAAAAGTGTGGCATCCAAAGCACCAAAGGCACATTTTACAGTGGTTCCTCCAGTCTAA